The following DNA comes from Candidatus Polarisedimenticolia bacterium.
AGAATCGTCTGCCCGAGCGACCAGAGGGTGTCCATCACCGACTGCACCGCCTGCTCGGTCTCGGCCAGGATCACCCCGATCCCCTGGGTGCCGCGGATCAGCTTGAGCACCACGGGGGGGCCGCCCACCGCCTCCAGCGCAGCGGAGATCTGGTGCGGCTCGCGCGCCATGACGGTTCGCGGGATGTCCACGTCCTTGCGCGACAGCAGCTGGAAGCAGCGCAGCTTGTCGCGCGAGCGCGCGATCGGCTGCGAGTTGTTCACGATCGGCACGCCCATCATGTCGAACTGGTTCACCACCGCCAGTCCGTGCTCGGTCACCGACGCACCGATGCGCGGCAGCACCAGATCCATGCGCGGCAGCGGCCGGTCGGCGGCGCCGTAGTAGATCTGCGGCGTGCGCCTCGAGAGGACCAGGAAGCACTTCATCGGATCCAGGACCACCGGCTCGTGGCCCATGGCGTGGGCGGCCTCGATGAAGCGCCGGGTGGTGTACAGGGTCCTCTTCCGGGAGAGGATGGCGATTCTCAAGCGGGAAGCTTTCCCTTTCCCCTCATCGCCGGGAGGCGAGGGCGGCCCGCGCGGCGGCCAGGCGCGCCACGGGGACCCGGTAGGGCGAGCAGCTCACGTAATCGAGCCCCGCATCGTGGAAGAACTCCACGGAGGCGGGATCGCCTCCGTGCTCGCCGCACACCCCCACCTTGAGGCCCGGCTTTCCCTTGCGCCCTTCCTGCACGGCCATGCGGATGAGCCGGCCGATCCCCTCGCAATCGAGGCTCTGAAAGGGATCGTGCGGCAGGATGCCGCGCTCGACGTAGAAGGGCAGGTAGACGCCGGCGTCATCGCGGGAGAATCCGAACCCGAGCTGCGTCAGGTCGTTCGTCCCGAAGGAGAAGAACTCGGCGATCTTCCCCACCTCCTCGGCGAGCAGGCAGGCGCGCGGGATCTCGATCATCGTGCCGATGCGCGCGTCGAGCGGGATGCGGGTCTCCTCGCTCACCCGCTGCTGGACGCGCGCCACCAGCGCCGCCATCCGGCTGTACTCCTCGGTGATGCCGACCAGCGGGATCATCACCTCGGGAAAGACCTTCGTCCCTTCCTTGGTCAGCACGGCGGCCGCCTCGAAGATGGCGCGCGCCTGGACCTCGTAGATCTCGGGGTAGGTCAGACCCAGCCGGCAGCCGCGGTGCCCGAGCATCGGGTTGAACTCGTGCAGGCTCTCGACCTTCGCCCAGAGGCGATCCACGCCCGCGCCCATCTCCGCGGCGATCGCCTCCAGCGCCGCGCGGTCCTTGGGCAGGAACTCGTGCAGCGGAGGATCGAGGAGGCGGATGGTGACCGGCAACCCCTCCATGGCCCGGAAGATCTCCACGAAATCCTGGCGCTGCATCGGCAGGAGCTTGGCCAGCGCCCGCCGGCGCTCCGTCTCGGTGTCGGAAAGGATCATCTCGCGCACCGCGGCAATCCGGTCCGCTCCGAAGAACATGTGCTCGGTGCGGCACAGACCGATCCCCTCGGCCCCAAAGGCGCGCGCCACGCGCGCGTCGGTCGGCGTGTCGGCGTTGGTCCGCACCCCCAGGGTGCGCGCCGCGTCGGCCCACTGCAGCAGCGTGCTGAAGTGCCGGAACACCTGCGAGTCCGACTCCTTCAGGGTCCGCTCCACCAGCACCTGGATCACCTCCGAGGGGATGGTGGGGAGCGAGCCCTTCAGCACCTCGCCGGTCGTCCCGTCGATCGAGATCGGCTGGCCTTCGCGAATCTCCTGGTCGCGGAAGCGCAGGATGCGCTGCTCCGGGTCGACCGTCAGATCGCCGCAGCCCACCACGCAGATCTTCCCCATGCCGCGGGCCACCACCGCGGCATGCGAGGTCATGCCGCCGCGCGCCGTCAGGATCCCCTCGGCCGCCGCCATGCCGGCGATGTCCTCGGGCGAGGTCTCGAGGCGCACCAGGATCACCTTCTCGCCGCGCCGCGCCATCTCCACGACCCGCTCCGCCGACAGCACCGCGCGGCCCGAGGCGGCACCGGGGCCGGCGTTGAGCCCGCGCGCCAGCAGACGCCCCTCGGCCAGCGCCGCCGATTTGGCCGCCGGCTCGAAGATCGGCGCCAGCAGCTGAACCAGCTGCTCCGGATCGACGCGCTGCACCGCCACGTTCGGCTCGATCAGCTTCTCCGCCACCATCTCCACGGCACAGCGCACCGAGGCGAAGCCGGTGCGCTTGCCGCGCCGGCTCTGCAGGATGAAGAGCTTCCCCTCCTCCACCGTGAACTCGATGTCGAGCATGTCCTTGTAGTGCCCTTCCAGGCGGGAGAAGACTTCCAGCAGCTGCCGGTGCGCCTCGGGCTGGACCTCCTCGAGCGATGCTCCGTCTCCCTTGCCGGTGACGCGGCACAACGGACGCGGCGTGCGGATTCCGGCCACCACGTCCTCCCCCTGCGCGTTGGGGAGGTACTCGCCGAAGGGGACCTTCTCGCCGGTGGCGGGATTGCGGGTGAAGGCCACGCCCGTGGCGGAGGTCTCGCCGCGATTCCCGAACACCATCGCCTGCACCGTGACCGCCGTCCCCCAGTCGTGCGGGATGCGGTGCAGCTTCCGGTAGGTCACGGCGCGCGCGTTGTTCCAGCTGCGGAACACCGCCGCCACCGCGCCGTACAGCTGCTCCTTGGGGCCCAGCGGGAAGTCGACCCCGCCCACTCCCTTGACGATCGCCAGGAAGCGGCGCGACAGCTCCTGCAGGTCCTCCGCGGAGAGCTGCGAATCCTCCCCCGCGCCCCGGCGGGTACGGGTTTCTTCCAGGGCCTTCTCGAACAGGCCGCGGTCCACCTCCAGGACGACGTCGGCATACATCTGGATGAGCCGGCGGAAGCAGTCCCACGCGAAGCGCGGGTTGGAGGTCAGCTTCCCCAGCCCTTCGGCGGACTGCGGCGACAGACCGAGGTTCAGGATCGTGTCCATCATCCCGGGCATCGACACCTGCGCGCCCGAGCGCACCGAGACGAGCAGCGGGTGCTGCGGATCGCCGAAGCGGCGCCCCAGCACTTTCTCGAGACGCTCCAGGGCCGACTCGATCTCGCCGGTGAGGCCATCCGTGATGCGATTTCCCTGGTCGAAGTATTCCAGGCAGGCCTGTGTCGTGATCGTGAAGCCGGGAGGGACGGGAATTCCGAGGCGGCTCATCTCCGCCAGATCGGCCCCCTTGCCGCCCAGCAGGCTGCGCAACCCGGCATGTCCGTCGGCCTGGCTCTCTCCGAAGAAGTAGACCCGCTTCGCCGTCTCAGCCACGCGTCCCCCTCGAGGAGGCGAGCGCCCCCGTCTCCCCTTCCAGGACCATCTCCGCAAAATCCCCCACCCGCCGGAGCAGGAGCGAGATGCGGCGCAGCAAGGCGAGCCGCTTGCGCCGAATCTCTGCATCGGGATCCATGACCAGCACCTTCTCGAAGAAGCGGTCCAGCGGGGCCCGCAACCCGGCCAGGACGCCCAGCGCCGCCGCATAGTCGCGCTTCTCCCAGAGCGGAGCGCAGCGTCGCTCGCAATCCTTCACCGCCTCGAGCAGCGCGCGCTCCTCCGGGGTGGTCAGCTTCTCGTCGCCCAGCGGCTCGACCTGCGCGTCGGCGAGGATGTTGCGCACCCGCCGGTACGACAGGCTGAGCGATTCGAAATCGGATTGCCCTTTGATGCCGTCGAGCGCCCGCGCCCGCTCCAGGGCATCGACCGGATCGTCCCCGCCGGTGGCCAGCGCCGCGCTCACCGCGTCGTAGCGCAGCTGGGCCCCTTCCTGGCAGACGAAGCGCAGCCTTTCCTCGAGGAAAGGGATCAGCCGCCCGATCCCGTCCTCGCGCGGCGCAATCCCCTGCTCGGCGTACAGCTCGGCGGCGCGGCGCTGCAGGCGTGAAAAGGAGAGATGCAGCCGCTGATCCAGAGCAGCCTGGATCGCCGCCAGGGCGCTGCGCCTCAATCCGAGAGGATCCTTCGAGCCGGAGGGGATCCGGTTGAGCAGGAAGAAGCCGCACAAGGTGTCCATGCGGTCGGCGATCGCCAGGACCGCCGCCTCGCGGCTGGTGAACCCCTCGCGTGTGGCATCGCCGCCGGCGCCGCGGTACTGCTCCGAGATGGCGACGCACACCGCCTCCGGCTCCCCATCCTCGCGCGCGTACAATCCCCCCATCACTCCCTGCAGCTCCGGAAACTCCTTGACCATCAGGGTCGTCAGGTCCGACTTGCACAGCGAGGCCGCGCGCCGTACCGCCGCCAGGTCGACCGCCGTTCCCGCTTCGGCGAGATCGCCGGCCAGCGACCCCGCCAGCTCTCCAACCCGCTCCACTTTTCTTCGATAATCCCCCAGGGTTGCCTCGAACTGGATGCGCTGCAGATCCGGGGTCCTCTCCGACAGGCCGCGCTTGCGGTCCTCTTTCCAGAAGAAATCGGCGTC
Coding sequences within:
- a CDS encoding RimK family alpha-L-glutamate ligase; its protein translation is MRIAILSRKRTLYTTRRFIEAAHAMGHEPVVLDPMKCFLVLSRRTPQIYYGAADRPLPRMDLVLPRIGASVTEHGLAVVNQFDMMGVPIVNNSQPIARSRDKLRCFQLLSRKDVDIPRTVMAREPHQISAALEAVGGPPVVLKLIRGTQGIGVILAETEQAVQSVMDTLWSLGQTILIQEFVAESEGKDIRALVVGNRVVAAMRRQARFGEFRSNLHRGGGAALVDLDEEYRKAALHATQAMGLQVAGVDLLESHEGPKVMEINSSVGFEGLEKATGMDIAGIILEYAVRYARRRGGGAWRKS
- the ppdK gene encoding pyruvate, phosphate dikinase — its product is MAETAKRVYFFGESQADGHAGLRSLLGGKGADLAEMSRLGIPVPPGFTITTQACLEYFDQGNRITDGLTGEIESALERLEKVLGRRFGDPQHPLLVSVRSGAQVSMPGMMDTILNLGLSPQSAEGLGKLTSNPRFAWDCFRRLIQMYADVVLEVDRGLFEKALEETRTRRGAGEDSQLSAEDLQELSRRFLAIVKGVGGVDFPLGPKEQLYGAVAAVFRSWNNARAVTYRKLHRIPHDWGTAVTVQAMVFGNRGETSATGVAFTRNPATGEKVPFGEYLPNAQGEDVVAGIRTPRPLCRVTGKGDGASLEEVQPEAHRQLLEVFSRLEGHYKDMLDIEFTVEEGKLFILQSRRGKRTGFASVRCAVEMVAEKLIEPNVAVQRVDPEQLVQLLAPIFEPAAKSAALAEGRLLARGLNAGPGAASGRAVLSAERVVEMARRGEKVILVRLETSPEDIAGMAAAEGILTARGGMTSHAAVVARGMGKICVVGCGDLTVDPEQRILRFRDQEIREGQPISIDGTTGEVLKGSLPTIPSEVIQVLVERTLKESDSQVFRHFSTLLQWADAARTLGVRTNADTPTDARVARAFGAEGIGLCRTEHMFFGADRIAAVREMILSDTETERRRALAKLLPMQRQDFVEIFRAMEGLPVTIRLLDPPLHEFLPKDRAALEAIAAEMGAGVDRLWAKVESLHEFNPMLGHRGCRLGLTYPEIYEVQARAIFEAAAVLTKEGTKVFPEVMIPLVGITEEYSRMAALVARVQQRVSEETRIPLDARIGTMIEIPRACLLAEEVGKIAEFFSFGTNDLTQLGFGFSRDDAGVYLPFYVERGILPHDPFQSLDCEGIGRLIRMAVQEGRKGKPGLKVGVCGEHGGDPASVEFFHDAGLDYVSCSPYRVPVARLAAARAALASRR
- the glyS gene encoding glycine--tRNA ligase subunit beta, whose translation is MSPHPDRWFLLEIGCEEIPDGMILDALRWLAREFAALTERSRLGDVRFDPGLLGTPRRLALRATGLLEGQPDRELEVTGPRVEAAYDKSGAPTRALEGFARAQGTTVDQVYRTRTPKGECLAARKKETGRPAAVVLSEALPDLVSGIPFAKTMRWGSGSFRFARPIRWIACLLGSQIIPFEVAGIKAGRRTLGPRFSGSRMLEIGDAGEYVEILEKHGVMVDFSRRLRHIQEAVRRECARVGEGSRLDAPDSLSETLAGLVEHPVACFGSFDPAFLALPAEVLSTAMIHHQRFFPVRHSDGRPAPHYVAVLNCPDDPAVIAGIRQGNEWVLRARLRDADFFWKEDRKRGLSERTPDLQRIQFEATLGDYRRKVERVGELAGSLAGDLAEAGTAVDLAAVRRAASLCKSDLTTLMVKEFPELQGVMGGLYAREDGEPEAVCVAISEQYRGAGGDATREGFTSREAAVLAIADRMDTLCGFFLLNRIPSGSKDPLGLRRSALAAIQAALDQRLHLSFSRLQRRAAELYAEQGIAPREDGIGRLIPFLEERLRFVCQEGAQLRYDAVSAALATGGDDPVDALERARALDGIKGQSDFESLSLSYRRVRNILADAQVEPLGDEKLTTPEERALLEAVKDCERRCAPLWEKRDYAAALGVLAGLRAPLDRFFEKVLVMDPDAEIRRKRLALLRRISLLLRRVGDFAEMVLEGETGALASSRGTRG